The following are encoded in a window of Fibrobacter sp. genomic DNA:
- a CDS encoding TatD family hydrolase yields MYDFHLHLSRLPHPAEVANLLKQAGTSYNNIACEPWEWEKSLEMGETRAFGIHPMIATKVSEGEWGRLIEILKQHPNAQVGECGLDKRFDDYEPGGVQEQVFRRQAQLAKELGRTLHIHCVGDYLRVVEILEAVGFGGGNTAAGTATGTAIETAASSATQVVFHRFGGDISAAKAILKDFGDRAIFSLHVDSFRKKSTAAAIKEIPQTRVRFETDADESFVMIPAGTSAETKSTDSIAASTVANQIQNRLMQVVALYNSAV; encoded by the coding sequence ATGTACGATTTTCACCTTCACCTGAGCCGCCTACCCCACCCTGCAGAGGTGGCAAACCTGCTAAAACAGGCCGGCACAAGCTACAACAATATAGCTTGCGAGCCCTGGGAATGGGAAAAATCCCTTGAAATGGGTGAAACTCGCGCTTTTGGCATACATCCCATGATCGCCACCAAGGTTTCCGAGGGCGAGTGGGGACGTCTCATTGAAATTTTAAAGCAGCATCCCAACGCACAAGTGGGCGAATGCGGCCTGGACAAGCGTTTTGACGATTATGAACCGGGGGGCGTGCAGGAACAGGTGTTCCGCAGGCAAGCGCAGCTTGCCAAGGAGCTGGGGCGTACGCTGCACATCCACTGCGTGGGCGATTACTTGAGAGTCGTGGAAATTCTCGAAGCCGTCGGGTTCGGCGGCGGAAACACTGCTGCAGGAACCGCGACGGGGACAGCAATTGAAACCGCAGCAAGTTCTGCGACGCAGGTTGTTTTCCATCGATTCGGCGGAGACATTTCTGCGGCCAAGGCAATTCTTAAAGACTTCGGCGACAGAGCCATCTTCTCCCTGCATGTAGATTCCTTCCGCAAGAAATCTACCGCGGCAGCAATTAAAGAAATTCCCCAGACGCGGGTAAGGTTCGAGACCGACGCCGACGAAAGCTTCGTGATGATCCCCGCAGGCACTTCCGCAGAAACAAAATCCACGGATTCTATTGCGGCAAGCACTGTCGCAAATCAAATCCAGAATCGCTTAATGCAAGTAGTAGCGCTCTACAACAGCGCTGTTTAA
- the mfd gene encoding transcription-repair coupling factor gives MDSLSEFLTFANSPTLALFQKVQGEAIHVNGASVPLASMMVAARFLKNPSHILVVAKDYRSAETWVENLESMVGETFVRFFPSIGLKPYEKKVPFEGVLEERLKFFRDLEKNESPFITVCPLDALMARLPAPGFVARGSRNLKVGDVFEPSTLRPWFLDHGFVEQPVVSGVGEFSIRGCIVDVNCLLYPHPIRIEFFGDEIESIRSFDIFTQRSVEQMNSVQLFPMGEFVVPEKEVALRGGDAAGLWWQRSRFEKLEKSLLDYLPKAALVFEELSLLSETASKYYLNYESVFHELRQVEADAVPPSDIWFKIGDLSRSFVGRASMDVTRVNVNDGNWHELHCRVQDFSSNGTDAVAKQIEEFAAAGGRVFVVAPTPGGLNRLKQVFEDLPIEEYIQGNLSEGFWLEEDNIAFLTETRIFNRHSNKARKRKISGSVTGALMIESLNRGDYVAHEDHGVGKYLGLVRVEVNGGMVDCALLEYEGGDKLKFPVADLQKIERLENSETPPKLDKLGSKTWENLKKRVKQKVIQIARELVELYAKRELIEGFDFPPDGKLQKEFEEAFEYEPTPDQVKATADIKRDMESRRPMDRLICGDVGFGKTEVAMRAAFKCVVSRKQVVLLVPTTILAAQHYENFMDRFAGFGVNLALVNRYKTAKEKKEIFKQVSEGKVDILIGTHALLSEKNQFKDLGLLIIDEEQKFGVKQKEKLREMRLAVDTLSMSATPIPRSLHLSMTGVRDISLINTPPINRLPVETKLMKRDDEVLKNAILDELARGGQVFIVNDRVQSIYHLADDIEAMVPHATIGVAHGQMNDRDLENAMESFISRKFDILISTSIIESGLDVPNANTIIIMNAHHFGISQLYQMRGRVGRSSVLAKAFLVIPNKHEISAESMRRLQALEQFTDLGSGYQLAMRDLEIRGAGNLLGQEQHGFIAEVGFETYVRLVKEAVEMLRGGPSEKPIQTRVEIGVDAYLPEDYIEDGLTRISMYQRIARVSHTDEIESIQQELLDRFGPVPEPAKMLLLVTEIGLLAGRLRIQGLVQRKGMLAATFAEFPPPDPRIISEMYGATQFPMRIMGGSPLQVVIELGKGNNVELAARALKEFRAFSVIRVQAATIQPKNPLLAGIGES, from the coding sequence ATGGATTCTTTGTCCGAATTTTTAACCTTTGCAAATTCGCCTACGCTCGCCCTGTTCCAGAAGGTTCAGGGTGAAGCCATCCATGTGAATGGGGCTTCTGTCCCGCTGGCTTCCATGATGGTGGCTGCAAGGTTTCTGAAAAATCCAAGCCACATTTTGGTGGTGGCCAAGGATTACCGCAGTGCAGAAACCTGGGTTGAAAATTTGGAAAGTATGGTGGGGGAGACTTTTGTCCGTTTCTTCCCGTCCATCGGTTTGAAGCCTTACGAAAAGAAGGTGCCTTTTGAGGGTGTTCTGGAAGAACGTTTGAAGTTTTTCCGGGACCTAGAAAAGAATGAGTCCCCCTTTATAACCGTGTGCCCTTTGGATGCTCTGATGGCGCGCCTTCCTGCGCCGGGATTTGTTGCCCGTGGTTCCAGGAATTTGAAGGTGGGGGACGTTTTTGAACCTAGTACTTTACGCCCTTGGTTCCTGGACCATGGTTTCGTGGAACAGCCTGTGGTGAGCGGGGTGGGTGAATTCTCCATTCGCGGCTGCATTGTGGACGTAAACTGCCTGCTATATCCCCATCCCATTCGTATTGAATTCTTTGGTGATGAAATTGAATCCATAAGATCTTTTGACATCTTTACCCAGCGTTCTGTGGAGCAGATGAATAGCGTTCAGCTGTTCCCCATGGGTGAATTTGTGGTTCCCGAGAAGGAAGTTGCCTTGCGCGGTGGCGATGCGGCCGGACTTTGGTGGCAACGTAGCCGTTTTGAAAAGCTTGAGAAGAGCCTGTTGGATTACTTGCCCAAGGCTGCCCTTGTTTTCGAGGAACTTTCCCTGCTTTCGGAAACTGCTTCCAAGTACTACCTGAATTACGAATCTGTTTTCCACGAATTGCGCCAGGTGGAGGCGGACGCGGTTCCGCCTAGCGATATCTGGTTCAAGATCGGGGACTTGTCCCGCAGTTTCGTGGGGCGCGCCTCCATGGACGTTACCCGCGTCAACGTAAACGACGGGAACTGGCATGAACTCCATTGCCGCGTGCAGGATTTTTCCTCCAACGGTACGGATGCGGTGGCCAAGCAGATCGAGGAGTTTGCCGCCGCTGGCGGTCGGGTCTTTGTGGTGGCGCCAACGCCTGGTGGCCTGAATCGCTTGAAGCAGGTCTTTGAAGACTTGCCCATCGAGGAATACATCCAGGGCAATCTTTCCGAAGGTTTCTGGCTTGAAGAAGACAATATCGCCTTCCTGACGGAAACTCGTATTTTCAACCGCCATTCCAACAAGGCACGCAAGCGCAAGATTTCCGGTTCCGTAACGGGCGCGCTGATGATCGAATCCTTGAACCGCGGCGATTATGTGGCTCATGAGGATCACGGTGTGGGTAAGTACCTGGGCCTTGTCCGTGTTGAAGTCAACGGCGGCATGGTGGACTGCGCCCTTCTGGAATACGAGGGTGGCGACAAGCTGAAGTTCCCGGTGGCGGACCTCCAGAAGATTGAACGTCTGGAAAATTCCGAGACTCCTCCCAAGCTGGATAAGCTGGGCAGCAAGACTTGGGAAAACCTGAAGAAGCGTGTCAAGCAGAAGGTAATCCAGATTGCCCGCGAACTGGTGGAACTGTACGCCAAGCGCGAACTTATCGAGGGTTTCGATTTCCCGCCCGACGGGAAACTGCAGAAGGAATTTGAAGAGGCTTTCGAATACGAGCCCACGCCTGACCAGGTGAAGGCTACCGCGGATATTAAGCGGGATATGGAAAGCCGTCGCCCCATGGACCGCTTGATTTGCGGCGACGTGGGTTTTGGTAAGACCGAGGTGGCCATGCGTGCTGCCTTCAAATGCGTCGTGAGCCGTAAACAGGTGGTGCTTCTGGTGCCTACAACGATTTTGGCGGCGCAGCATTACGAAAACTTCATGGATCGTTTTGCGGGCTTCGGCGTGAACCTGGCTCTTGTGAACCGCTATAAGACTGCCAAGGAAAAGAAGGAAATCTTCAAGCAGGTTTCAGAAGGGAAGGTGGATATTCTGATTGGTACCCACGCCCTGCTTTCTGAAAAGAACCAGTTCAAGGATCTTGGCCTTCTGATTATTGATGAAGAACAGAAGTTCGGCGTGAAGCAGAAGGAAAAGCTTCGCGAGATGCGCCTTGCGGTGGATACCTTGAGCATGAGCGCAACGCCGATTCCCCGTTCTCTGCATTTGAGCATGACGGGGGTTCGCGATATTTCTCTCATCAATACTCCGCCCATCAACCGCTTGCCTGTTGAAACCAAGCTGATGAAGCGTGATGATGAGGTCTTGAAGAACGCTATTCTGGATGAACTTGCCCGCGGTGGTCAGGTGTTCATTGTCAATGACCGAGTTCAGAGCATTTATCATTTGGCTGATGATATTGAGGCTATGGTTCCTCATGCGACCATCGGTGTGGCTCACGGACAGATGAACGACCGCGACCTGGAAAATGCAATGGAATCCTTCATTTCCAGAAAGTTCGACATTTTGATCAGTACCAGCATTATCGAATCCGGCTTGGATGTTCCTAATGCTAATACAATCATCATTATGAATGCCCACCACTTTGGTATCAGTCAGTTGTACCAGATGCGTGGACGTGTGGGCCGTAGCAGCGTGCTTGCAAAGGCTTTCCTAGTGATACCGAACAAGCATGAGATTTCTGCGGAATCCATGAGGCGCTTGCAGGCTCTGGAACAGTTTACGGATTTGGGTAGCGGCTACCAGCTGGCTATGCGTGATTTGGAAATTCGCGGTGCCGGTAACTTGCTGGGTCAGGAACAGCACGGCTTTATTGCAGAAGTGGGCTTTGAAACCTATGTGCGCTTGGTGAAGGAAGCGGTGGAAATGCTCCGCGGCGGTCCCAGCGAAAAGCCCATCCAGACTCGCGTGGAAATTGGTGTGGATGCCTACCTGCCGGAAGACTACATCGAAGATGGTCTTACCCGAATTTCTATGTACCAGCGTATTGCACGCGTTTCACATACGGATGAAATTGAAAGTATTCAGCAGGAACTTCTGGACCGTTTCGGCCCTGTGCCTGAGCCTGCCAAGATGCTTTTGCTGGTAACGGAAATCGGTTTGCTGGCTGGGCGACTCCGTATTCAAGGTCTTGTGCAGCGCAAGGGAATGCTGGCCGCCACCTTCGCGGAATTCCCGCCTCCCGACCCCCGCATCATCAGCGAGATGTACGGTGCGACCCAGTTCCCCATGCGCATCATGGGCGGCTCGCCGTTGCAGGTGGTCATCGAGCTGGGCAAGGGCAACAATGTGGAACTTGCCGCACGGGCCCTCAAGGAATTCCGGGCTTTCTCCGTTATACGCGTCCAGGCTGCAACCATACAGCCCAAGAACCCGCTGCTGGCCGGCATCGGTGAAAGCTAA
- a CDS encoding PIN domain-containing protein, producing the protein MNKAIEQSRILFLDTGAVVRLLQMHPDFYPVVSEVLDYAYEKSITLLTSSVTLFELSQKACVAGEGVLARQYREFFENSQNVKLCEMNGEIAVKAAELFAAASKTNHKLTESEAQRLATAYVNGADCILTENANFASATDIPVVTLDEV; encoded by the coding sequence ATGAACAAGGCTATTGAGCAGTCCCGCATTTTGTTCTTGGATACTGGCGCTGTAGTGCGTCTGCTTCAGATGCATCCAGACTTTTATCCGGTGGTGTCAGAAGTGTTGGACTATGCCTACGAGAAAAGCATAACCTTGTTGACCTCTTCTGTTACCTTGTTCGAACTTTCCCAGAAAGCCTGCGTGGCGGGGGAGGGCGTACTTGCCCGTCAGTACCGCGAGTTCTTTGAGAATTCCCAGAATGTCAAGCTCTGCGAAATGAATGGCGAAATTGCTGTGAAGGCTGCGGAACTTTTTGCTGCAGCCAGCAAGACGAACCATAAGTTGACAGAATCCGAGGCGCAACGTCTGGCTACAGCCTATGTGAACGGCGCCGATTGCATCCTAACCGAAAATGCGAACTTTGCAAGCGCTACGGATATTCCCGTAGTAACCCTGGACGAAGTTTAA